One window of Papilio machaon chromosome 18, ilPapMach1.1, whole genome shotgun sequence genomic DNA carries:
- the LOC106707920 gene encoding aryl hydrocarbon receptor isoform X2, with protein sequence MHKEKEEMHAHRRDHVHYDHAMPDGEMFLQALNGFLMILTCEGEVFFATHSIESYLGFHQSDIVHQSVYELVHSEDREELQRQLLWNSFLSPESSNLTLQDVLRPERTHLLERSFTVRFRCLLDNTSGFLRLDIRGRIKVLHGQNKKTEEPPLALFAICAPFGPPSLLEIPQKEVMFKSKHKLDLCLVSMDQRGKMLLGYTDAELANMGGYDLVHYDDLAYVASAHQELLKTGASGMIAYRFQTKDGQWQWLQTSSRLVYKNSKPDFVISTHRPLMEEEGRDLLGKRTMDFKVSYLDTGLTSLYFSETEQLSGCESTVTTPPRAARRYKTQLRDFLSTCRNKRRVPSTPAPPPVDYLAADAVAAAYTNLNGAYTGPYGEYPPAPALHYAPPPLDDRFLAADNLFHQYKPLPYHYTPYAPNGFLEPAPPPGYEVAPTYHRPPSREYTYVDSTGRYMSPVTGQERRSPSVVPGPSPGGSSGSTEQERLQQTQPSEMPRQTVLMWGAGGTAQEVPVEYSPPQVWRYHQSHYHTAEATQ encoded by the exons ATGCACAAGGAGAAGGAAGAGATGCACGCGCATCGCCGTGACCACGTGCACTACGATCACGCCATGCCGGACGGCGAGATGTTCCTACAG GCTCTCAACGGTTTTCTGATGATCCTGACTTGTGAGGGGGAGGTTTTCTTCGCGACGCACAGCATTGAAAGCTACCTTGGTTTCCATCAG TCAGACATAGTCCACCAATCGGTATATGAGCTGGTGCATTCAGAAGACCGAGAGGAGTTGCAAAGGCAATTGTTATGGAATTCTTTCTTATCACCAGAATCTAGCAATCTTACCCTCCAAGATGTTCTCAGACCAGAACGAACTCATCTTCTAGAAAGAAGTTTCACCGTCCGATTTAGATGTTTACTAGACAACACCTCTGGATTTCTG AGGCTCGACATTCGGGGTCGTATCAAAGTTCTCCACGGTCAAAACAAGAAGACTGAAGAGCCTCCGCTTGCTTTGTTCGCAATCTGCGCCCCGTTCGGTCCGCCTAGCCTACTAGAAATACCACAGAAAGAAGTAATGTTCAAGAGTAAACACAAACTTGACCTCTGTCTAGTCTCTATGGATCAAAG GGGGAAAATGTTGCTGGGTTACACGGACGCCGAGCTGGCCAACATGGGCGGCTACGACCTCGTCCACTACGACGACCTTGCTTACGTGGCTAGCGCACATCAAGAGT TGTTAAAGACTGGTGCGTCCGGGATGATCGCGTATCGTTTCCAAACCAAGGACGGTCAGTGGCAGTGGCTGCAGACGTCTTCCAGACTTGTTTACAAGAACTCTAAGCCCGATTTCGTCATCAGTACTCATCGACCGCTTAT GGAGGAGGAGGGCAGAGATCTTCTAGGAAAAAGAACGATGGATTTTAAAGTGAGCTACCTCGATACTGGTCTCACGAGTCTATACTTCTCCGAAACCGAACAGCTATCGGGATGTGAGTCTACAGTTACCACACCTCCAAGAGCCGCTAGACGGTACAAGACCCAGCTCCGCGACTTCCTCTCAACTTGCAGAAATAAGCGCAGAGTTCCTTCTACTCCGGCTCCTCCTCCAGTTGACTACCTAGCTGCTGACGCTGTTGCTGCAGCGTACACTAACCTCAACGGTGCTTACACAGGCCCTTACGGAGAATATCCGCCAGCTCCCGCATTACATTACGCGCCACCTCCTCTAGATGATAGATTCTTAGCGGCGGATAACCTCTTTCACCAATATAAACCACTCCCGTACCATTATACGCCTTACGCGCCCAATGGCTTCCTAGAACCGGCGCCACCTCCCGGTTACGAGGTGGCCCCAACGTACCATAGGCCACCTTCGAGGGAGTACACATATGTTGATAGTACCGGTCGGTATATGAGTCCTGTGACTGGACAGGAGAGAAGGTCACCTAGTGTGGTGCCCGGGCCCAGTCCGGGGGGTTCTAGTGGGTCTACGGAGCAGGAGAGACTGCAACAGACTCAGCCTTCAGAGATGCCGCGGCAGACGGTGCTAATGTGGGGTGCGGGTGGCACGGCTCAGGAGGTCCCCGTGGAATACTCCCCACCGCAGGTTTGGCGCTACCACCAATCACATTACCACACCGCCGAAGCGACTCAATGA
- the LOC106707920 gene encoding aryl hydrocarbon receptor isoform X1 yields the protein MHKEKEEMHAHRRDHVHYDHAMPDGEMFLQALNGFLMILTCEGEVFFATHSIESYLGFHQSDIVHQSVYELVHSEDREELQRQLLWNSFLSPESSNLTLQDVLRPERTHLLERSFTVRFRCLLDNTSGFLRLDIRGRIKVLHGQNKKTEEPPLALFAICAPFGPPSLLEIPQKEVMFKSKHKLDLCLVSMDQRGKMLLGYTDAELANMGGYDLVHYDDLAYVASAHQELLKTGASGMIAYRFQTKDGQWQWLQTSSRLVYKNSKPDFVISTHRPLMEEEGRDLLGKRTMDFKVSYLDTGLTSLYFSETEQLSGCESTVTTPPRAARRYKTQLRDFLSTCRNKRRVPSTPAPPPVDYLAADAVAAAYTNLNGAYTGPYGEYPPAPALHYAPPPLDDRFLAADNLFHQYKPLPYHYTPYAPNGFLEPAPPPGYEVAPTYHRPPSREYTYVDSTGRYMSPVTGQERRSPSVVPGPSPGGSSGSTEQERLQQTQPSEMPRQTVLMWGAGGTAQEVPVEYSPPQ from the exons ATGCACAAGGAGAAGGAAGAGATGCACGCGCATCGCCGTGACCACGTGCACTACGATCACGCCATGCCGGACGGCGAGATGTTCCTACAG GCTCTCAACGGTTTTCTGATGATCCTGACTTGTGAGGGGGAGGTTTTCTTCGCGACGCACAGCATTGAAAGCTACCTTGGTTTCCATCAG TCAGACATAGTCCACCAATCGGTATATGAGCTGGTGCATTCAGAAGACCGAGAGGAGTTGCAAAGGCAATTGTTATGGAATTCTTTCTTATCACCAGAATCTAGCAATCTTACCCTCCAAGATGTTCTCAGACCAGAACGAACTCATCTTCTAGAAAGAAGTTTCACCGTCCGATTTAGATGTTTACTAGACAACACCTCTGGATTTCTG AGGCTCGACATTCGGGGTCGTATCAAAGTTCTCCACGGTCAAAACAAGAAGACTGAAGAGCCTCCGCTTGCTTTGTTCGCAATCTGCGCCCCGTTCGGTCCGCCTAGCCTACTAGAAATACCACAGAAAGAAGTAATGTTCAAGAGTAAACACAAACTTGACCTCTGTCTAGTCTCTATGGATCAAAG GGGGAAAATGTTGCTGGGTTACACGGACGCCGAGCTGGCCAACATGGGCGGCTACGACCTCGTCCACTACGACGACCTTGCTTACGTGGCTAGCGCACATCAAGAGT TGTTAAAGACTGGTGCGTCCGGGATGATCGCGTATCGTTTCCAAACCAAGGACGGTCAGTGGCAGTGGCTGCAGACGTCTTCCAGACTTGTTTACAAGAACTCTAAGCCCGATTTCGTCATCAGTACTCATCGACCGCTTAT GGAGGAGGAGGGCAGAGATCTTCTAGGAAAAAGAACGATGGATTTTAAAGTGAGCTACCTCGATACTGGTCTCACGAGTCTATACTTCTCCGAAACCGAACAGCTATCGGGATGTGAGTCTACAGTTACCACACCTCCAAGAGCCGCTAGACGGTACAAGACCCAGCTCCGCGACTTCCTCTCAACTTGCAGAAATAAGCGCAGAGTTCCTTCTACTCCGGCTCCTCCTCCAGTTGACTACCTAGCTGCTGACGCTGTTGCTGCAGCGTACACTAACCTCAACGGTGCTTACACAGGCCCTTACGGAGAATATCCGCCAGCTCCCGCATTACATTACGCGCCACCTCCTCTAGATGATAGATTCTTAGCGGCGGATAACCTCTTTCACCAATATAAACCACTCCCGTACCATTATACGCCTTACGCGCCCAATGGCTTCCTAGAACCGGCGCCACCTCCCGGTTACGAGGTGGCCCCAACGTACCATAGGCCACCTTCGAGGGAGTACACATATGTTGATAGTACCGGTCGGTATATGAGTCCTGTGACTGGACAGGAGAGAAGGTCACCTAGTGTGGTGCCCGGGCCCAGTCCGGGGGGTTCTAGTGGGTCTACGGAGCAGGAGAGACTGCAACAGACTCAGCCTTCAGAGATGCCGCGGCAGACGGTGCTAATGTGGGGTGCGGGTGGCACGGCTCAGGAGGTCCCCGTGGAATACTCCCCACCGCAG TGA